In Arthrobacter burdickii, one DNA window encodes the following:
- the cydD gene encoding thiol reductant ABC exporter subunit CydD encodes MPDLPSPIQAVAGTSGPGAGTSGHEAGQEAGQEARPEARRVSPMAVLRSGGPAGAAGSASAVYLLGVLAAARAGGLVLLAQALALGIASVAAGTLDVRAVLLQGVLGAALRTVAAWGQDATAARLALGVKERLREAALLRVLDDGGTTQAAPAGSGQGSLAVLLTRGIDGLDKYYTQYLPALITCAVVPLLVGARILAADWISALIIVLTVPLVPVFMALIGLHTQERTQEAAAALGRLSDHLLELAKGLPVLVGLGRAAEQTRALRDIAGTYTSRTMTTLRTVFLSSLALELISTISVAVVAVFAGVRLIHGDLGLETALVALILAPECYGPLRDVGAAHHASEDGEEAGARVHAVIDAPARPAALPAEQLPAVPGSIRIERLSARYDGVLAPVFEDVSFVLEPGSVTALRGPSGSGKSTLVRALAGGAAVPAGLRLEGRVTGLDDGIAWVPQHPQLLMGTVRDELALYGGLPADSPAIEEHLAAVGGAALAFRRSAELSPGELRRVAVARALLSAQDPSVRLLLMDEPTAHVDAEASRAIREAILSRRPGLTVLLIAHDDGTAGVASAEIRLGNGSAGQAAPRLPAPQASPSIVAAQPVSPDQPAPHRRSRDTTSWLCSAREVLALVRPWDRRFLAAAALGLGASVFAVALTALSGWLIVRAAEQPPILYLLTAIVGVRFFGIGRSLLRYEERLWLHRAVFSRADDTRLRLWTGLLQAGRSWRTIARGSGGIERLVGDVDELRDLSSRAVLPVVTAVLTGVAALATTAVLHPASLGWQLVSVGGALVLAPALAVAREQAAGAAGVQVRAEALERVTSLLRAAPDLRVNGAHRTALDATRRLDGRAAAASRRSAAAAGASTAVIVAVCCAASLGILLGATGLPADLTAVLVLMQLALIEPFVAGTSAVQHWGPLSAVARRITPWLGASDDGQAGGQAGGRSGAAHTAPPVRTVSLEDASVGYEPGRPVVSDVALELRPGRWTGLTGPSGSGKSTLIGALLGFLPLDSGRLVVDGQPATPGEAPRIAWCPQESHLFNSSLRSNLQLARPSGNPATDEELHAAIRAVGLADMVAGLAEGLDAQAGAGGSRLSGGQRQRLAVARALLTRSGVVLLDEPTAHLDADGARSLLADLRSGLPGTAVLLVTHDRNEAALCDEVVALGARTSASLPIEAVQRP; translated from the coding sequence GTGCCCGACCTCCCGAGCCCCATTCAGGCCGTCGCCGGGACCAGCGGACCAGGCGCCGGGACCAGCGGACACGAGGCCGGACAGGAGGCCGGACAGGAGGCCCGACCGGAGGCCCGCCGGGTGTCGCCGATGGCCGTGCTGAGGTCCGGGGGGCCGGCGGGAGCCGCTGGTTCGGCGTCGGCGGTCTACCTTCTCGGAGTCCTCGCCGCCGCCCGGGCCGGAGGGCTGGTGCTCCTGGCCCAGGCCCTCGCGCTCGGGATCGCGTCCGTCGCCGCCGGAACCCTGGACGTCCGCGCCGTCCTGCTGCAGGGAGTCCTCGGTGCCGCGTTGCGGACCGTCGCGGCGTGGGGCCAGGACGCCACCGCCGCCCGCCTCGCGCTCGGAGTCAAGGAGCGGCTGCGCGAGGCCGCCCTGCTCCGTGTGCTCGATGACGGCGGCACCACGCAGGCAGCGCCGGCCGGCAGCGGGCAGGGTTCCCTCGCCGTGCTCCTCACCCGGGGGATCGACGGCCTCGACAAGTACTACACGCAGTACCTCCCTGCGCTCATCACCTGCGCGGTGGTCCCGCTCCTCGTCGGTGCGCGGATCCTGGCAGCCGACTGGATCAGCGCCCTCATCATCGTCCTCACGGTGCCACTCGTGCCCGTCTTCATGGCACTGATCGGCCTGCACACCCAGGAACGCACGCAGGAGGCCGCAGCCGCCCTGGGGCGCCTGTCCGACCACCTGCTCGAACTCGCGAAGGGTCTGCCCGTCCTCGTGGGACTGGGCCGCGCCGCCGAGCAGACTCGCGCACTGCGCGACATCGCCGGCACCTACACATCGCGCACGATGACGACGCTCCGCACGGTCTTCCTCTCCTCGCTCGCGCTCGAACTCATCAGCACGATCTCGGTCGCCGTCGTCGCGGTGTTCGCGGGCGTGCGCCTCATCCACGGGGATCTCGGCCTGGAGACGGCTCTTGTCGCGCTGATCCTGGCACCCGAGTGCTATGGGCCTCTGCGCGACGTCGGCGCCGCCCACCACGCCAGCGAGGACGGCGAGGAGGCCGGCGCCCGGGTCCACGCCGTCATCGACGCCCCTGCCCGCCCGGCGGCACTCCCCGCTGAACAGCTCCCGGCCGTCCCGGGCAGCATCCGCATCGAGCGGCTCTCGGCCCGCTACGACGGCGTGCTCGCGCCCGTCTTCGAGGACGTCTCCTTCGTGCTCGAACCCGGCTCCGTCACCGCCCTCCGGGGCCCGAGCGGCTCCGGCAAGTCCACCCTCGTGCGGGCGCTCGCCGGGGGAGCGGCCGTCCCGGCAGGGCTCCGACTGGAGGGACGCGTCACCGGGCTCGATGACGGCATCGCCTGGGTCCCGCAGCACCCGCAGCTCCTGATGGGGACGGTCCGCGACGAGCTCGCCCTGTACGGCGGGCTGCCCGCGGATTCCCCGGCCATCGAGGAACACCTGGCCGCCGTCGGCGGTGCGGCCCTAGCATTCCGGCGCAGCGCGGAGTTGAGCCCTGGTGAGTTGCGGCGGGTCGCCGTCGCGCGCGCACTGCTCAGCGCCCAGGACCCGTCGGTCCGGCTCCTGCTGATGGACGAGCCGACGGCGCACGTGGACGCCGAGGCATCCCGTGCCATCCGCGAGGCCATCCTCTCGCGCCGGCCCGGCCTCACCGTCCTCCTGATCGCGCACGACGACGGGACGGCGGGCGTCGCGTCCGCCGAGATCCGCCTTGGGAACGGTTCCGCCGGACAGGCGGCCCCGCGCCTTCCTGCCCCGCAGGCTTCCCCGTCCATCGTCGCGGCACAGCCGGTGTCGCCCGACCAGCCCGCGCCGCACCGGCGCTCCCGCGACACGACCTCATGGCTCTGCTCGGCCAGGGAGGTGCTGGCCCTCGTCCGACCCTGGGACCGGCGATTCCTCGCGGCGGCCGCCCTGGGCCTCGGTGCCTCGGTGTTCGCCGTCGCGCTCACCGCACTGAGCGGGTGGCTGATCGTCCGGGCCGCCGAGCAGCCGCCGATCCTGTACCTCCTCACCGCCATCGTCGGGGTGCGCTTCTTCGGCATCGGGCGTTCCCTCCTGCGGTACGAGGAGCGCCTCTGGCTGCATCGGGCCGTGTTCTCCCGGGCCGACGACACCCGGCTGAGGCTCTGGACCGGGCTCCTCCAGGCTGGCCGCTCCTGGCGCACGATCGCCCGCGGATCCGGCGGGATCGAGCGGCTCGTCGGAGATGTCGACGAACTGCGCGACCTGTCGTCACGCGCCGTCCTGCCGGTCGTCACGGCCGTCCTCACGGGAGTGGCGGCGCTGGCCACCACCGCCGTGCTGCACCCCGCGTCCCTCGGATGGCAGCTCGTGTCCGTCGGCGGTGCGCTCGTGCTGGCCCCGGCTTTGGCCGTGGCGCGTGAGCAGGCCGCCGGGGCTGCCGGCGTGCAGGTGCGCGCGGAGGCCCTCGAACGGGTCACCAGCCTCCTGAGGGCAGCGCCCGACCTGAGGGTGAACGGCGCCCACCGCACAGCACTCGACGCGACGCGGCGCCTGGACGGCCGCGCCGCAGCGGCTTCCCGCCGTTCGGCGGCCGCTGCCGGCGCCTCGACCGCGGTCATCGTCGCTGTCTGCTGCGCCGCGTCGCTCGGGATCCTTCTCGGTGCCACGGGCCTGCCCGCCGATCTCACGGCCGTGCTGGTGCTCATGCAGCTCGCCCTGATCGAACCGTTCGTCGCGGGGACGTCGGCTGTCCAGCACTGGGGTCCGCTGTCGGCCGTGGCCCGTCGCATCACGCCCTGGCTCGGCGCGTCCGACGACGGGCAGGCGGGCGGGCAGGCGGGCGGCAGGAGTGGTGCGGCGCACACCGCACCGCCGGTGCGGACGGTCTCCCTCGAGGACGCCAGCGTCGGCTACGAGCCGGGCCGCCCCGTGGTGAGCGACGTCGCCCTCGAACTCCGCCCAGGACGCTGGACCGGACTCACCGGACCCTCGGGCAGTGGCAAGTCGACCCTGATCGGGGCCCTGCTGGGGTTCCTTCCGCTTGACAGCGGCAGGCTCGTCGTGGACGGACAGCCTGCCACCCCCGGCGAGGCGCCGCGCATCGCCTGGTGCCCCCAGGAAAGCCATCTCTTCAATTCCAGCCTGCGCTCGAACCTGCAGCTCGCGCGCCCGTCCGGGAACCCTGCGACGGACGAGGAACTGCACGCGGCGATCCGCGCCGTCGGGCTGGCGGACATGGTGGCGGGCCTCGCGGAGGGGCTGGACGCACAGGCGGGAGCAGGCGGCTCGCGTCTGTCCGGCGGCCAGCGCCAGCGGCTCGCGGTGGCTCGGGCCCTGCTGACCCGGTCCGGCGTCGTCCTCCTCGATGAGCCGACGGCCCACCTCGATGCCGACGGCGCCCGCTCGCTGCTGGCCGACCTCCGGAGTGGACTCCCCGGCACGGCGGTCCTCCTCGTGACCCACGACCGCAACGAGGCGGCTCTGTGCGACGAGGTGGTGGCGCTGGGTGCCCGGACTTCCGCGTCCCTGCCGATCGAAGCAGTGCAGCGGCCCTGA